The genomic interval CTTCTTCGGCGACGCCGCCAACTACGGCATCTCGCTGTTCGTGCTGGGCCTGGCGCCCCTGTGGCGCTCGCGTACCGCGCTGGTGAAAGGCGCGACCATGGGCGCCTATGGCGTCTTCGTGATCGCATCCGCCCTGTGGCACCTGGCCGCCGGCGTCGTGCCGGTGGCGCAGACCATGGGCACGATCGGTTTCGCGGCGCTTGCCGCCAACCTGCTGGTGGCCGCGCTGCTGTTCGCATTCCGCAACGGCGACGCCAACATGCGCTCGGTCTGGCTGTGCACGCGCAACGACGCAATCGGCAATGTCGCCGTGCTGCTGGCCGCCTTCGGGGTCTGGCAGTCCGGCAGCGGCTTGCCCGACCTGTTCGTGGCTGGCGTGATGGGCCTGCTGGGCCTGAGTGCCGCGCGCAGCGTCATCCTGCAGGCGCGCGCCGAAATGAACGCCGCTCCGCCCACCGTCCCGGCGCCCACCATCGAGTTGAAGCGCAGGTGAAACCCCGCGCGGCGCTCCTCCTCTTCGCGCTGCTCGCAGGCGCCCCGATGCTTCGCTGCCGAGCGCGAACGGACGCAGACCGGAGCGCGGCCTGGCACGTCCATCTCGGGTTCGGCGCGCCTGCGGGCCCATGACGAAGACGCGGGCTTATCGCGAGGCGCATGGCGTCGTGTCCGGCGCGGTGAACGAGCTCCGGCTGGGCGGCGTGCTGTTTCGCTTTCCGCCCGACTCCACCCCGGAACCGTACAGCGCCGGCCCCATCGTCCGTGGCGAGGCCGACAGCGTGCACACCCACCTGGACCTGAGCGGGTGGATCGCACCGCGGCCGCGGATCAGGTCCGAGGCGAACGGCATGGCGGCGGGTGGATGCGTTGATCGTGAAATAAGCCGTAGCGCATCCTGAACTGGATGCAACCGATCGGTCAGCACAAAAAAAGAGGAGCCGGCGGCTCCTCTCTTCACATTGGCGCGGCGCCGATCAGTCCTGGCGCACGCAGTCCACGAAGTAATCGCGCCGGCCATTGACTTCGCGCTTGACCAGGCCGTGCACGTCCGTCTCGAAGCCGGGGAAGCGCTCGTTGAAGTCGCGTGCAAAGCGCAGGTAGTCGACGATGGTCTTGTTGAAGCGCTCGCCCGGGATCAGGAGCGGAATGCCCGGCGGGTAAGGCGTCAGCAGGATCGCCGTGGTGCGGCCTTCCAGGTCCTCGATGGCCACGCGCTCGATGGCGCGGCGCGCCATCTTGGCAAAGGCGTCAGACGGCTTCATCGCAGGCACCATGTCCGACAGGTACATCTCGGTCGTCAGGCGCGCCACGTCGTACTGCTTGTAGAAGTCGTGGATCGAGTTGCACAGGTCGCGCAGGCCGCGGTTTTCGTAGCGCGGATTGGCCGCGGCGAACTGCGGCATCACCTGCCACATCTGCTTGTTGCGGTCGTAGTCGTCCTTGAACTGCTGCAGCGCCGTCACCAGCGTATTCCAGCGGCCCTTGGTGATACCGATGGTGAACATGATGAAGAAGGAGTACAGGCCGCACTTCTCGATGATGACGCCGTGTTCGGCCAGGTACTTGGTGACGATCGAGGCCGGGATGCCGGTTTCGCCGAACTTGCCGTCCAGGGACAGGCCCGGCGTGACGATGGTCGACTTGATCGGGTCGAGCATGTTGAAGCCTTCGGCCAGGTTGCCGAAGCCGTGCCAGTCGTCCTCGGCGCGGATCATCCAGTCCTTCTGCTCGCCGATGCCTTCCTCGCCTTCGACGTCCGGGCCCCAGACCTTGAACCACCAGTCTTCGCCGAACTCGAGG from Massilia sp. Se16.2.3 carries:
- a CDS encoding cation transporter encodes the protein MADCCSGGCSANKPPVDPAYRRVLWIALVVNAAMFGVELAGGWAAGSVSLLADAVDFFGDAANYGISLFVLGLAPLWRSRTALVKGATMGAYGVFVIASALWHLAAGVVPVAQTMGTIGFAALAANLLVAALLFAFRNGDANMRSVWLCTRNDAIGNVAVLLAAFGVWQSGSGLPDLFVAGVMGLLGLSAARSVILQARAEMNAAPPTVPAPTIELKRR